In Acidobacteriota bacterium, the genomic stretch GTCGGTTCCTGCGATTCGCTCATTTCCGCTTGCGTTGGAGGTAGGGCGGAGAGTGGGTAGGTAGCAGAAAACTATCACAGCACCTGGAAACGTGTCCCCCTCCGTATGTGCGGGGGGCGGGTACGTACGTGCGGGACCGGTTTCGCCCATGCGGGGGCGGGTTGCGCAGAATGATATCACTATGATATTGTTATGAAATCCACCCAGGAGGTGCATCGGTGATCAAGGAGAAACCGTTCGCTGCCCAGTCGGGCCTGGTCGTTCTCATCGCGCTGATCGTCCTGTTCGCGCTCGACATCACGGTGCTCGTGCTCAGCCTCATCCAGGCAGGCATGACGCCGCTCGGCGTGGCCTGCATCGTGCTGGCTCCACTCCTCATCTTCCTCATGCTGGGCGTTTTCGTGGTCAACCCGAACGAAGGGCGCGTGGTGCAGTTCTTCGGACGCTACGTCGGCACGGCGAAGGACCAGGGTCTGCGCTGGGCTAACCCGTTCTACACGAAGCGGCGCATCTCGCTGCGGGTCCGCAACTTCGAGACGGGGCGCTCGAAGGTGAACGACACGGAGGGCAACCCGATCGAGATCGCCGCCGTGGTGGTCTGGAAGGTGGTCGACACCGCCGAAGCCACGTTCGAGGTGGACGACTACGTGAACTACGTGCACGTGCAGAGCGAGTCCGCGGTCCGGAACCTCGCGACGCAGTACCCGTACGACACGCAGAAGGAAGGCCAGCTCTCGCTGCGGGGCAATACGGAGGAGATCGCCGGACAGTTGCAGACGGAGATCCAGGGGCGGCTCCACAAGGCAGGAGTCGAGGTGCTCGAGGCGCGCATCACGCATCTCGCCTATGCGCCGGAGATCGCCGCCGCGATGCTGCAGCGCCAGCAGGCGGGCGCCATCATCGCGGCGCGCACGCAAATCGTCGAGGGCGCGGTCAGCATGGTGCAGATGGCGCTCGACAGCCTCTCCAGCCGCGAGATCGTCGAACTCGACGAGGAGCGGAAGGCCGCCATGGTGAGCAACCTGCTGGTCGTGCTGTGCGGCGACCGCGGGACGCAGCCGGTGGTCAACACGGGTACCCTGCACCAGTAACGCATCGACCAGCGAAGGCCCGGCGGCCATCGGCGCCGTCGGGCTTTCTCGGAACTAGCGGATGGCCCCACGCAAACCGTTCCTGCTGCGCACGGATCCGGACGTGCTCGACGCCCTGCAGCGCTGGGCGTCGGACGAGCTGCGCAGCGTCAACGGCCAGATCGATTTCATCCTGCGGCGCGCGCTGCAGCAGGCAGGGCGCATGCCGTCCCGCCGCGCGCGACGTCCGGCCTCGGCCCAAGCATCCGCCGACGAGGCGAACGCCGAGCAGCGTCCGCCCGGGCCGTCGCCGGCCGACGAAACCGGTGAGCGCTCGCCGTGAACGTGACGATCATCGTTGGCCGGCTGAGTTGCCGGACGCCGTGCTCGCTGGCAACGATTTCGGTGGTTTTTCGACCCCAGGAAGACTAGTCTGGGGAATCTGGAGGTAGCCATGGCCAAGCGAGTCGGACTGTTGATTGCGGTTGCACTCTTGGCGTCGGGATTGGCGGCGGGGCCAGCGGCGGCGCAGGACGCGCAGGCAATGCTACAGGCCGCCGCCGAGACGATGGGCGTCGACGACATGATGTCCATCCGGTACTCCGGGAGCGGCTGGGTCGGCGCCGCGGGCCAGAACTTCGCCCCGGCCGAGGACTGGCCGCGCTTCGAGCTGGCGGAGTACGAACGCACCATCGACTTCGAGACGGAGTCGTCCACCGAGGAGATGGTCATCCGGCAGGGGAACTACCCCGCCCGGGGCGGCGGCGGCGCACCGATCGTCGGGGACCGGATCCGGAATTGGATGGTCCGGGGCGAGTTTGCGTGGAACCGGCAAATCGATCGCGTGGTCCCGAGGCCACAGGATGCGGAGCGCCGTCGGCTGGAGATCTACCTGACGCCGCACGGCTTTCTGAAGGGCGCGATGGCCGCTGACGACGTGATTGCGGTAGAGCGGAACGAATACGGCGGACGGGTGACCGTCGTCTCGTTCGTCGCCCTCGACAAGTACCGGATCAACGGCACCATCACCGAGGACAACATCGTTCAGCGCGTGCAGACCTGGATGCCCAACCCGGTCGTCGGCGACATGTACTACGAGACCGTCTACACCAACTATCAGGACGTGGGCGGGGGCATGATGTTTCCGATGAACTGGCACCAGCACCAGGACTTCGACGACGGCGCCCACGAGCCGAACGTCAGCGGCGGCGATCACACTTTCCAACTGTCGACCATCGACGACGTCGAGGTGAACGTGGCCGATGCCGCACTGGACGTCCCCGACTCGGCGCGGAACGCCCCGGCGCCCCCCATGCGCGTGGAGGCGGAAGAGGTGGCCGACGGCGTGTGGCTGATGGCCGGCGGATCGCACCACAGCGTGGCCGTCGAGTTCGAGGACGAGGTCGCCGTCATCGAGGCGCCGCTGAACGAGGCGCGCTCACTCGCCGTGATCGACGAGATCATGCGGCGCATCCCCGGCAAGCCGATCCGCTGGATCGTGACGACGCACCATCACTGGGACCACCTGGGCGGCATGCGCGCCTACGTGCACGAGGGCGCGACGGTCGTCACCCACGAGGGGAACCGCCCCTACTACCAGGAGGTCCTGCGGGCGCGACCCTGGCTGCTCGAGCCGGACCGCTTCTCGCTGTTCCCGCCGGAGGAGTGGTCGGAGGGCTACATCTTCGAGACGCTACGGGAGAAGTACATCCTCGGCGACACGACGCGCCTCGTCGAGATCCACCACGTCCAGGGGCTGGCCCATGCCGCCGGCATGCTGATCGCCTACCTGCCCCACGAGAAGATCCTCGTGCAGGCCGACCTCTTCACGCCGCCCGGTCCCGGCGGGTCGCTGCCCGCCAGTCCCAACGCCAGCGCCCGAACCCTGTACCGCAACGTGCAGCGCCTGGGGCTCGACGTCGAGACCATCGTCCCCATTCACGGGGTGCCGGGGCCGTGGTCGCAGTTCGCGGACTGGGTGGAGGCCGCGCAGTAGGCTACGGCTGCGGCGCGTCCTCTCGCTTCAGCGGGCCCTTCCGCTCGAGGTAGACGTCCGTTTCGAGCTCATCAACCAACTGGTTGAGTCGGGTCGGGTCGAAGCCGGGGCGCATGCCGAGCGCGTGCGGCCTCGTGCGGTACTTGCTGGCCTCGGGCGCGTCTTCTCCCAACTTGGCTGGCATCGTTTCGATCATATCGATCGCGCTGGCTCAAGGCTCCGGCGTCTCCACGGCCGGCGCCCGCAGGATCGGATAGACCGCGCCTGCCTCGATGTAGTCGTCCAGCAGGTTCCAGGCGACGACTCCATCGTCGGAGCGGGGCTCGAGCAGCGCGAACACCAGGCGGCCGGTTGCCGGCGTAACAGGGACGTACAGTGTGCCCGCCGGGAGGGCTCGCTCCACCGTGGTCCAGACGCCTTCGACCGTGCGCAGACGGTGCCCCTCGAATGGCCGCTCAGCAAGTGACGTGCGGCTAGTGACGAACTGCTCCAGGCTGAGCGTTGCGTCCGCATCCAGTGGGAGGCCCTCGATGCCATGGGCGGTGAGCAGGTCGACTACCGCCGTCAGTTGGGCCGGCACGTAGTAGGACTCCGGCGCTATCTCCACGCCGTCCTCCGCCGCCTCGAAGGCGACGTATTCGTCCATCGGCGTCGGCTCCGCGACGTCGAGGCGGCGCCGCATCGGCTCGCCGGTCTGCGGGTGCGGCACCTCCTCTGTCCGTCCTAGCAGGATCTCCACCGGCTCGGGCGAGCGGCGCGGGACGGCCCGGGTCGCGAGGCGCCGGCCGGCAACGCGCTCCATGTCCGCTTCCTCGATCACCGTGGCGATGCGGTCGGCGTGCGCGTGCGCGAAGGCGAGCGATTCCTCGACGAAACGCAGTGTCGCGGTGACGCGTTCTTCGAACGTCGCGTAGGCGTACGCCTCGCTGATGATCGCGATCCGGTTGCGCAACCCGACGTAGTTGTTGTTGAACCGCGGGCGGTGATCGAACGTGCGCCAGGTCGGCGGGACGTCCTCAGCCCGCGGCACGTTGCCGTAGTGGTAGAAGTCCCACCCGTCGGACGCCCGGATGGCATCCGTGACGGCGGGCAGCCAGTCGTTTCGCAGCAGGGCGTCGATCGCGGGATGCGTGTTCGGATGCAGCGGCGGTGCATAGGTGAGGTGATAGGCGTGCTGTGTGCCGTTGGTCGTATGCAGGTCAATCACCACGTGGGGGTTGTAGTCGCGGTAGGCGCGCACCAGCGCCCGCGCCTCGGGCGACGCCAGCTTCATGTGATCGCGGTTCAGGTCGAGGTCCTGCGCGTTGCGCCGCGTGCCCATGCCGCCGACCGGACCGAGCTGGTAGGGCCGGTTGTCGAGCGCCATCCGCTCGTTGCCATCGGCGTTGTAGATGGGAGCGATGAGCAGAACCATGGACGAGCGCCAGGCAGCGTGGCGCCCCGTCGCCAGATCCCGCAGCAGCATCAACAGCGCTTCCTTGCCGCATACCTCGCCGCCGTGGATGTTGGCCTGCAGCCAGACTCGAATCCCGCCGGCCGCGGCAACCGACTCCCGCCCCGCATCGGCGACGTCACCGACGACAACCAGCGGCAGCGTGCGCCCCTCGACCGTCGAACCGAAGCTCGTGGCATGAATCTCGTCGGACAGCCCCGCGGCACGCTCGATGAACTCGACAACCTCGTCGTACCCCGTCGTCTCCTCGTAGCCGGTGCGCTCCGCGCGGGTCAGGAGATCACGCTCCGCGCCATCTGGCCCGACGCCTTGTGGCAAGCCCGGACCGCAGGCCAGCGCGGCCATCGCGAGCAGGCCGGCGGCACTAACGTAACGTGTGGCCGTCATCAGCAGGGAACGTACAACGGAATCGCTACGTGAGGGTTCGTGCGGGGGTTACCGCCCCGCAGTCTCCTCCGCGCCCGAACTGCCCCCCGGCCTCCACGCGACACCGATCACATAGGGCAGGTCCAGCCGCTCGCCCGCCCAGTTGGGAATCGACGTATTGGCGTCAACCGCGATGCCGTCCT encodes the following:
- a CDS encoding SPFH domain-containing protein, with amino-acid sequence MTPLGVACIVLAPLLIFLMLGVFVVNPNEGRVVQFFGRYVGTAKDQGLRWANPFYTKRRISLRVRNFETGRSKVNDTEGNPIEIAAVVVWKVVDTAEATFEVDDYVNYVHVQSESAVRNLATQYPYDTQKEGQLSLRGNTEEIAGQLQTEIQGRLHKAGVEVLEARITHLAYAPEIAAAMLQRQQAGAIIAARTQIVEGAVSMVQMALDSLSSREIVELDEERKAAMVSNLLVVLCGDRGTQPVVNTGTLHQ
- a CDS encoding MBL fold metallo-hydrolase is translated as MAKRVGLLIAVALLASGLAAGPAAAQDAQAMLQAAAETMGVDDMMSIRYSGSGWVGAAGQNFAPAEDWPRFELAEYERTIDFETESSTEEMVIRQGNYPARGGGGAPIVGDRIRNWMVRGEFAWNRQIDRVVPRPQDAERRRLEIYLTPHGFLKGAMAADDVIAVERNEYGGRVTVVSFVALDKYRINGTITEDNIVQRVQTWMPNPVVGDMYYETVYTNYQDVGGGMMFPMNWHQHQDFDDGAHEPNVSGGDHTFQLSTIDDVEVNVADAALDVPDSARNAPAPPMRVEAEEVADGVWLMAGGSHHSVAVEFEDEVAVIEAPLNEARSLAVIDEIMRRIPGKPIRWIVTTHHHWDHLGGMRAYVHEGATVVTHEGNRPYYQEVLRARPWLLEPDRFSLFPPEEWSEGYIFETLREKYILGDTTRLVEIHHVQGLAHAAGMLIAYLPHEKILVQADLFTPPGPGGSLPASPNASARTLYRNVQRLGLDVETIVPIHGVPGPWSQFADWVEAAQ
- a CDS encoding peptidase M14, which encodes MTATRYVSAAGLLAMAALACGPGLPQGVGPDGAERDLLTRAERTGYEETTGYDEVVEFIERAAGLSDEIHATSFGSTVEGRTLPLVVVGDVADAGRESVAAAGGIRVWLQANIHGGEVCGKEALLMLLRDLATGRHAAWRSSMVLLIAPIYNADGNERMALDNRPYQLGPVGGMGTRRNAQDLDLNRDHMKLASPEARALVRAYRDYNPHVVIDLHTTNGTQHAYHLTYAPPLHPNTHPAIDALLRNDWLPAVTDAIRASDGWDFYHYGNVPRAEDVPPTWRTFDHRPRFNNNYVGLRNRIAIISEAYAYATFEERVTATLRFVEESLAFAHAHADRIATVIEEADMERVAGRRLATRAVPRRSPEPVEILLGRTEEVPHPQTGEPMRRRLDVAEPTPMDEYVAFEAAEDGVEIAPESYYVPAQLTAVVDLLTAHGIEGLPLDADATLSLEQFVTSRTSLAERPFEGHRLRTVEGVWTTVERALPAGTLYVPVTPATGRLVFALLEPRSDDGVVAWNLLDDYIEAGAVYPILRAPAVETPEP